The window TGCTCATCTGCTCAGGTCTGAGCATGTACCGCCTCCTCGAACTGACTGATCGCGTACTCGACCGCCTCGTCGGCGTTCTCCTCGGCCGACGCGACCAGTTTCTTGCGCGCCTCCCGGCCCTCCTCGAGGAGTTCCTCCCGCTCCTCCTCGATCTCCTCGCGGGCCTCGGCGAGCCGCTCTTTCTCGTACTCGTCGGCCGCCCGTTCTGCGTCGGTGCGGATCTCCTCGGCCTCGCGTCGCGCCTCCTCGATGCGCTCGTCGCGGTCCTCCTCGGCCTCCTGTACGATGTCGTCGGCCTCGGATTCTGCCGTTTTGATCCGTTCGAGAACCTCTGGTCTCGGCATATTCGTATCACCGAAACGTTGCGCGAGCGCCGTATAAGGTGTTTGCGGAACGCTCTCGCCAGCCGTCGACGAGCCGGGGAGCGGTGAAACCGGATCCGCAGCGTTATGATTCCCCCGTCCTAACCGCCGCGCGATGGGTGTCCTCGAAGACAAGGCCAACGCGCGCCTGTTCTACAAGTACCTCTCGAAGGTGTACGACCGGATCAACCCCTTCATCTGGAACGAGGAGATGCGCGACGAGGCGCTGGAGTGGCTCGCCATCGAGGAGGGCGACCGCGTCCTCGACGTCGGCTGCGGCACCGGCTTCGCCACGGAGGGGCTGCTCCGCTACACCGACGACGTCCACGGCCTCGACCAGAGCCGCCACCAGATGGAGAAGGCGTTCGCGAAGTTCGGCACCCGCGATCGCGTCCGGTTCTACCGCGGCGACGCCGAGCGGCTCCCCTTCGCCGACGACTCCTTCGACGCGATCTGGTCGTCGGGATCGATCGAGTACTGGCCGAACCCGGTCGCGGCGCTGTCGGAGTTCCGTCGGGTCGTCAAGCCGGGGAGTCGCGTCCTCGTCGTCGGCCCCGACTACCCGAACAGCTCGCTCTTTCAGCGCCTCGCGGACGCGATCA is drawn from Halobellus limi and contains these coding sequences:
- the ahaH gene encoding ATP synthase archaeal subunit H, with amino-acid sequence MPRPEVLERIKTAESEADDIVQEAEEDRDERIEEARREAEEIRTDAERAADEYEKERLAEAREEIEEEREELLEEGREARKKLVASAEENADEAVEYAISQFEEAVHAQT
- a CDS encoding methyltransferase domain-containing protein — protein: MGVLEDKANARLFYKYLSKVYDRINPFIWNEEMRDEALEWLAIEEGDRVLDVGCGTGFATEGLLRYTDDVHGLDQSRHQMEKAFAKFGTRDRVRFYRGDAERLPFADDSFDAIWSSGSIEYWPNPVAALSEFRRVVKPGSRVLVVGPDYPNSSLFQRLADAIMLFYDEEEAQRMFEEAGFVDIEHHIQQAYPGSPRAITTIARAPEK